A genomic window from Anopheles ziemanni chromosome X, idAnoZiCoDA_A2_x.2, whole genome shotgun sequence includes:
- the LOC131290746 gene encoding probable methylthioribulose-1-phosphate dehydratase isoform X2: MASGRSSIYQDLSEEHPRKLIPELCKQFYNLGWVTGTGGGISIKLDDEIYIAPSGVQKERIQPDDLFIQNIEGDDLQTPPDYKKLTKSQCTPLFMLAYKDRNAGAVIHTHSPSAVMATLLWPGKEFRITHQEMIKGIYDYELNRNLMYDEELVVPIIENTLFERDLEKSMANALKDYPGTSAILVRRHGVYVWGHNWQKAKTMAECYDYLFSIAVEMHKVGLDPNAVPKEY, translated from the exons ATGGCATCAGGAAGGTCATCCATCTATCAGGATCTATCTGAG GAACATCCTCGTAAGCTGATACCGGAGTTGTGCAAACAGTTTTATAATCTCGGATGGGTGACGGGCACTGGGGGCGGTATAAGCATTAAGCTAGA CGATGAGATCTACATTGCACCATCCGGTGTTCAGAAGGAAAGGATTCAACCCGACGatcttttcatacaaaacatcGAAGGAGATGATTTGCAAACCCCACCAGATTATAAGAA GTTGACCAAAAGCCAATGTACCCCGTTGTTTATGCTGGCTTACAAAGATCGCAATGCTGGTGCCGTTATTCACACTCATAGCCCGTCGGCCGTGATGGCGACACTACTGTGGCCCGGAAAGGAATTCCGTATCACACACCAAGAGATGATAAAG GGTATCTACGATTATGAATTGAATCGCAATTTGATGTATGATGAGGAGCTGGTGGTGCCCATAATtgaaaacactttgttcgagAGAGATCTTGAGAAGTCCATGGCGAATGCCCTGAAAGATTATCCTGGCACGTCAGCGATTCTTGTCCGTCGGCACGGTGTGTACGTCTGGGGCCACAATTGGCAGAAAGCCAAAACAAT ggCTGAATGCTACGACTACCTATTCTCAATCGCGGTGGAGATGCATAAGGTCGGGCTTGATCCGAATGCAGTTCCGAAAGAATACTGA
- the LOC131290746 gene encoding probable methylthioribulose-1-phosphate dehydratase isoform X1, giving the protein MASGRSSIYQDLSEIYDNVINKEHPRKLIPELCKQFYNLGWVTGTGGGISIKLDDEIYIAPSGVQKERIQPDDLFIQNIEGDDLQTPPDYKKLTKSQCTPLFMLAYKDRNAGAVIHTHSPSAVMATLLWPGKEFRITHQEMIKGIYDYELNRNLMYDEELVVPIIENTLFERDLEKSMANALKDYPGTSAILVRRHGVYVWGHNWQKAKTMAECYDYLFSIAVEMHKVGLDPNAVPKEY; this is encoded by the exons ATGGCATCAGGAAGGTCATCCATCTATCAGGATCTATCTGAG ATTTATGATAATGTTATCAATAAG GAACATCCTCGTAAGCTGATACCGGAGTTGTGCAAACAGTTTTATAATCTCGGATGGGTGACGGGCACTGGGGGCGGTATAAGCATTAAGCTAGA CGATGAGATCTACATTGCACCATCCGGTGTTCAGAAGGAAAGGATTCAACCCGACGatcttttcatacaaaacatcGAAGGAGATGATTTGCAAACCCCACCAGATTATAAGAA GTTGACCAAAAGCCAATGTACCCCGTTGTTTATGCTGGCTTACAAAGATCGCAATGCTGGTGCCGTTATTCACACTCATAGCCCGTCGGCCGTGATGGCGACACTACTGTGGCCCGGAAAGGAATTCCGTATCACACACCAAGAGATGATAAAG GGTATCTACGATTATGAATTGAATCGCAATTTGATGTATGATGAGGAGCTGGTGGTGCCCATAATtgaaaacactttgttcgagAGAGATCTTGAGAAGTCCATGGCGAATGCCCTGAAAGATTATCCTGGCACGTCAGCGATTCTTGTCCGTCGGCACGGTGTGTACGTCTGGGGCCACAATTGGCAGAAAGCCAAAACAAT ggCTGAATGCTACGACTACCTATTCTCAATCGCGGTGGAGATGCATAAGGTCGGGCTTGATCCGAATGCAGTTCCGAAAGAATACTGA